In one window of Campylobacter hepaticus DNA:
- a CDS encoding DJ-1 family glyoxalase III has product MKKILIPLAQGFEEAEFIGIADVLKRASELSGDLEVLISSLDEELLVKGAHGINIKADYSLNDINVQALDGIVLAGGLNGMLNLKNSSAILNIIKQLHAQSKLIGAICASPIVLDAAGVLEGKFASYPGCERGLKGSRVNKAVCVNKNIITSAGPATAILFGLELAKQLCGDAIYEKLYHAMLVPLTK; this is encoded by the coding sequence ATGAAAAAAATATTAATTCCTTTAGCACAAGGTTTTGAAGAAGCTGAATTTATCGGTATTGCTGATGTTTTAAAGCGAGCAAGTGAATTAAGTGGCGATTTAGAAGTACTAATTAGCTCCTTAGATGAAGAATTGTTAGTTAAGGGTGCTCATGGCATTAATATTAAAGCAGATTATTCTTTAAATGATATTAATGTACAAGCATTAGATGGTATTGTTTTAGCAGGTGGTTTAAATGGCATGTTAAATCTTAAAAATTCAAGTGCTATTTTAAATATCATCAAACAACTTCATGCTCAATCTAAACTCATAGGTGCTATTTGTGCTTCTCCTATAGTTTTAGATGCTGCAGGAGTTTTAGAGGGTAAGTTTGCATCTTATCCAGGTTGTGAAAGAGGACTTAAAGGAAGTCGTGTTAATAAAGCTGTTTGTGTAAATAAAAATATCATTACTTCAGCAGGACCTGCAACAGCTATACTTTTTGGGTTAGAATTAGCTAAGCAATTATGCGGTGATGCAATTTATGAAAAACTATATCATGCTATGTTGGTACCTTTAACAAAATGA
- a CDS encoding histidine triad nucleotide-binding protein: MQEKTIFELIIEGKVPCNKVLEDNDFLAFHDIAPKAPIHILIIPKKHFKDFQEFDPKLMAKMTSFIQELAILLGVDKSGYRLVTNCGKNSGQEVFHLHFHMLGGFELPKENSTKENPQALF; encoded by the coding sequence ATGCAAGAAAAAACGATTTTTGAACTTATAATCGAAGGCAAAGTCCCGTGCAATAAAGTACTTGAAGATAATGATTTCTTAGCCTTTCATGATATAGCGCCTAAAGCACCTATACATATACTTATAATTCCAAAAAAACATTTTAAAGACTTTCAAGAATTTGATCCAAAACTTATGGCAAAAATGACAAGTTTTATACAAGAATTAGCCATTCTTCTAGGAGTAGATAAAAGTGGATACCGTTTAGTAACAAATTGTGGAAAAAATAGCGGACAAGAAGTTTTTCATTTACATTTTCATATGCTTGGGGGTTTTGAATTGCCTAAAGAAAACTCAACTAAAGAAAACCCTCAAGCCTTATTTTAA
- the pheS gene encoding phenylalanine--tRNA ligase subunit alpha, with protein sequence MQNFIEQIQKCENLNDLEALRVSILGKKGILTQNFTKLKELEGEAKKEFAAHLNTQKEAFNQAYLLKFKNLENLALEKEMKQDIQDFNYFDENLTSGGLHPVMSTMDKIIEYFVNLNFSVEKGPLIEDDFHNFEALNLPKSHPARDMQDTFYFDDKRLLRTQTSPVQIRTMLAQKPPIRMIAPGAVFRRDFDITHTPMFHQVEGLVVEEGQKISFANLKNILEDFLYHMFEDVKIRFRPSFFPFTEPSAEVDISCIFCKAKGCRVCKQTGWLEVLGCGIVDPNVYNFVGYENVSGYAFGLGVERFAMLLHQIPDLRSLFEGDLRLLEQFR encoded by the coding sequence TTGCAAAATTTTATTGAACAAATTCAAAAATGTGAAAATTTAAACGATTTAGAAGCTCTTAGGGTTTCTATTCTTGGAAAAAAAGGTATTTTAACACAAAACTTTACAAAACTTAAAGAACTAGAAGGTGAGGCAAAAAAAGAATTTGCTGCTCATTTAAACACTCAAAAAGAAGCTTTTAATCAAGCTTATTTATTAAAATTTAAAAATTTAGAAAATCTTGCTTTAGAAAAAGAAATGAAACAAGATATACAAGATTTTAATTATTTTGATGAGAATCTTACAAGTGGTGGTTTACATCCTGTTATGAGTACTATGGATAAAATCATAGAGTATTTTGTTAATTTAAATTTTAGCGTAGAAAAAGGTCCTTTAATAGAAGATGATTTTCATAATTTTGAAGCATTAAATTTACCTAAATCGCATCCTGCAAGAGATATGCAAGATACTTTTTATTTTGATGATAAAAGATTATTAAGAACGCAAACTTCTCCTGTGCAAATTCGTACCATGCTTGCACAAAAACCACCTATTAGAATGATAGCTCCTGGTGCAGTATTTAGAAGGGATTTTGATATCACTCATACTCCTATGTTTCATCAAGTTGAAGGACTTGTAGTAGAAGAAGGACAAAAAATCAGCTTTGCTAATTTAAAAAATATTTTAGAAGATTTTTTATACCATATGTTTGAAGATGTAAAAATTCGTTTTCGTCCTAGTTTTTTTCCTTTTACAGAACCTTCTGCTGAAGTTGATATTTCTTGTATATTTTGCAAAGCAAAAGGTTGTAGAGTTTGTAAGCAAACAGGTTGGCTTGAAGTTTTAGGATGTGGAATTGTAGATCCTAATGTATATAATTTTGTAGGATATGAAAATGTAAGTGGTTATGCTTTTGGGCTTGGAGTAGAACGCTTTGCTATGCTCTTACATCAAATTCCTGATTTAAGGTCTTTATTTGAAGGTGATTTAAGATTATTGGAGCAATTTAGATGA
- the pheT gene encoding phenylalanine--tRNA ligase subunit beta, translating into MIVTKSWLNDWLELENISLEKIAKTLNCIGIEVNKIKVLKAPDKIVVGYVKEKISHENSDKLSICQVDIGGETLQIVCGAANVDAGQFVAVASKGAIMPNNMQIQEVTLRGVSSCGMLCSSTELGFSKINNGIMVLDESIGKLELGRALNTYEIFNDGLIEVELTPNRGDCLSIYGIARDLATALNLNLKEPKAFKESENVLGIGRILRLAADKELNGLYNYRAVELKEAIQTNLLLSLRLAQIENLSNNAIENLLNYATHSTGVLFNAYDLSSFSSEGEEFTIVLNKEAHGETKVSCKDKLLSFSGIFQNDASKCKNDSKIVIIEANYTDPLVIAEAKMHHKNQDEKTLYRSFRGSEPRLSLGMDFLLSIFEHIPNFIIYSSSQQIVTNKQAPIISLNVEGISDIIGQNIDKDEILKILKKLGFELILSGDGLVNVKAPLHRPDIKNLSDISEEVIRIIGIDNISSKGLKFIEKNRFNTTYKNYIDYVNLRKKAVANGYFESLHYILDNEEELKNLGFDLVKMKLVNPITAELNTLRTTLLNHLLNAASLNAKNSKKLIKLFELGTVFNSNNQELNHIAFIHSGLKEEAKISNKAKPPMVQFYDFLLDIKNIIGDFKLKASKYDILSPYEQADIYIANLKIGFIGRLHLKIENARNLPKTYICELNLDLIKPDFKIAKPYSKFPAITRDLSILIPKNFEYNQIKNCIQNLNLEILENFRLVDIYNDENLKEFYSITINFTFRDLNTTLDDNQVAKCIDKIIQSLKELGLNLR; encoded by the coding sequence ATGATAGTTACTAAAAGTTGGTTAAATGATTGGTTAGAACTTGAAAATATAAGTTTAGAAAAAATAGCAAAAACGCTTAATTGTATAGGTATAGAAGTTAATAAAATTAAAGTTTTAAAAGCACCTGATAAAATAGTAGTAGGTTATGTTAAAGAAAAAATTTCCCATGAAAATTCTGACAAATTAAGCATTTGTCAAGTTGACATAGGTGGTGAAACTTTGCAAATTGTTTGTGGTGCTGCAAATGTTGATGCTGGACAGTTTGTAGCAGTTGCAAGCAAAGGTGCTATTATGCCAAATAATATGCAAATACAAGAAGTAACATTACGCGGGGTTAGTTCTTGCGGTATGCTATGTTCTAGTACAGAATTAGGTTTTAGTAAAATCAATAATGGTATTATGGTTTTAGATGAAAGTATAGGAAAATTAGAACTTGGAAGAGCTTTAAACACTTATGAAATTTTTAATGATGGATTAATAGAAGTAGAATTAACACCTAATAGAGGAGATTGTTTAAGCATTTATGGAATTGCTCGTGATTTGGCTACAGCTTTAAATTTAAATTTAAAAGAACCAAAAGCTTTTAAAGAAAGTGAAAATGTTTTGGGCATAGGTAGAATTTTACGTTTAGCAGCAGATAAAGAACTTAATGGACTTTATAATTATCGTGCTGTAGAACTTAAAGAAGCTATTCAAACAAATTTATTACTCAGTTTAAGACTTGCCCAAATTGAAAATTTAAGTAACAATGCCATAGAAAATTTACTCAATTACGCAACGCATTCAACCGGAGTGCTTTTTAATGCTTATGATTTAAGTTCATTTTCTAGCGAAGGTGAAGAATTTACTATAGTTTTAAACAAAGAAGCTCATGGAGAAACAAAAGTATCTTGCAAAGATAAGCTTTTAAGCTTTAGCGGAATCTTTCAAAATGATGCAAGTAAATGTAAAAATGATTCTAAAATAGTTATCATAGAAGCTAATTATACTGATCCATTAGTGATTGCAGAAGCTAAAATGCATCATAAAAATCAAGATGAAAAAACACTTTATAGAAGTTTTAGAGGAAGTGAACCTAGATTGAGTTTAGGTATGGATTTTTTATTAAGTATTTTTGAACATATTCCAAATTTTATTATCTATAGTTCTTCTCAACAAATTGTAACTAATAAACAAGCTCCTATTATATCTTTAAATGTTGAAGGTATTAGCGATATAATAGGACAAAACATTGATAAGGATGAAATTTTAAAAATCTTAAAAAAATTAGGTTTTGAATTGATACTTTCAGGCGACGGACTTGTTAATGTTAAAGCACCTTTGCATCGTCCTGATATAAAAAATTTATCTGATATATCTGAGGAAGTTATAAGGATTATAGGTATTGATAATATTTCTTCTAAGGGTTTAAAATTCATAGAAAAAAATCGTTTTAATACAACCTATAAAAATTATATAGATTATGTCAATTTAAGAAAAAAAGCCGTAGCTAATGGTTATTTTGAAAGTTTACACTATATTTTAGATAATGAAGAAGAGCTTAAAAATTTAGGATTTGATCTTGTTAAAATGAAACTTGTAAATCCCATAACAGCTGAACTTAATACCTTAAGAACAACGCTTTTAAATCATTTATTAAACGCAGCTAGTTTAAATGCAAAAAATTCTAAAAAACTTATTAAATTATTTGAACTTGGAACTGTCTTTAATAGTAATAATCAAGAATTAAATCATATAGCATTTATCCATTCAGGTTTAAAAGAAGAAGCTAAAATTTCTAATAAAGCAAAACCTCCGATGGTACAATTTTATGATTTTCTTTTAGATATTAAAAATATTATAGGTGATTTTAAATTAAAAGCTTCAAAATATGATATTTTAAGTCCCTATGAGCAAGCAGATATTTATATTGCCAATCTTAAAATAGGTTTTATAGGTCGTTTGCATTTAAAAATAGAAAATGCAAGAAATTTACCAAAAACTTATATTTGCGAACTTAATTTAGATCTTATTAAACCAGATTTTAAAATTGCTAAACCTTATTCTAAATTCCCGGCTATTACTAGAGATCTTAGTATTTTAATACCTAAAAATTTTGAATACAATCAAATTAAAAATTGTATTCAAAATTTAAATTTAGAAATACTTGAAAATTTTCGTTTAGTAGATATTTATAATGATGAAAATCTTAAAGAATTTTATAGCATAACTATCAATTTTACCTTTAGAGATTTAAATACAACTCTTGATGATAATCAAGTTGCAAAATGTATAGATAAAATTATACAAAGTCTTAAAGAATTAGGTCTTAATTTAAGATGA
- the aroA gene encoding 3-phosphoshikimate 1-carboxyvinyltransferase, which yields MKIYQIKTPINAELQNIAADKSISHRFGIFSLLTQGQNQAKNYLLAEDTLNTLQIIKNLGAKVECQGTCVNITPPCEIASPNCVLDCGNSGTAMRLMMGFLAGVSGFFVLSGDKYLNKRPMQRISKPLIEIGAKIYGRDGANLAPLCIEGQNLKSFNYTSKIASAQIKTAMILAAFKSDNTCTFHENFLSRNHSENMLKAMKAPIKITNNGLNLEISPLKNPLKAQNIVIPNDPSSAFYFALAAIIVPHSKIILKNILLNPTRIQAYKILQKMGAKLTINITQNNFETIGEIIAESSTLHAITIEKNIAWLIDEAPALAIAFALAKGTSALKNAQELRVKESDRIKVMVENLKLCGINAKELEDGFEIIGGEVKAAKIKSYGDHRIAMSFAILGLLCGMEIDESECIKTSFPNFIEILLNLGVKIDH from the coding sequence ATGAAAATTTATCAAATAAAAACTCCTATTAATGCTGAACTTCAAAATATAGCAGCAGATAAAAGCATATCGCATCGTTTTGGTATTTTTTCCTTGTTAACACAAGGGCAAAATCAAGCTAAAAATTATCTTTTAGCTGAAGATACTTTAAATACACTTCAAATCATAAAAAATCTTGGCGCTAAGGTTGAATGTCAAGGAACTTGTGTAAATATTACTCCACCTTGTGAAATTGCATCTCCAAATTGTGTTTTAGATTGCGGTAATTCAGGAACTGCTATGCGTTTAATGATGGGATTTTTAGCAGGAGTTTCAGGCTTTTTTGTTTTAAGTGGAGATAAGTACTTAAATAAACGTCCTATGCAAAGGATAAGTAAACCTCTTATAGAAATAGGAGCTAAAATTTATGGACGCGATGGGGCAAATTTAGCTCCACTTTGTATAGAAGGACAAAACCTAAAATCTTTTAATTATACTAGCAAAATTGCATCTGCTCAAATTAAAACTGCTATGATACTAGCTGCTTTTAAATCAGATAATACATGCACCTTTCATGAAAATTTTCTTAGTAGAAATCATAGTGAAAATATGCTAAAAGCTATGAAAGCACCTATAAAAATTACCAATAATGGTTTAAATCTTGAAATAAGTCCTTTAAAAAATCCTTTAAAAGCTCAAAATATTGTCATTCCTAACGACCCTTCATCTGCTTTTTATTTTGCCTTAGCAGCTATTATTGTACCTCATTCAAAAATTATATTAAAAAATATCTTACTCAATCCTACTCGTATACAAGCTTATAAAATTTTACAAAAAATGGGTGCTAAATTGACTATAAATATTACTCAAAATAATTTTGAAACTATAGGAGAAATTATAGCTGAATCTAGCACTTTGCACGCCATAACAATTGAAAAAAATATAGCTTGGCTTATAGATGAAGCTCCAGCCTTAGCTATAGCTTTTGCCTTAGCTAAAGGCACATCCGCACTTAAAAATGCTCAAGAACTTCGGGTTAAAGAAAGTGATAGAATTAAAGTTATGGTCGAAAATTTAAAACTTTGTGGTATAAATGCTAAAGAACTTGAAGATGGTTTTGAAATAATAGGTGGTGAAGTTAAAGCAGCAAAGATTAAAAGCTATGGAGATCACCGTATTGCTATGAGTTTTGCTATTTTGGGTTTGCTTTGTGGGATGGAAATTGATGAGAGTGAGTGTATAAAAACTTCCTTTCCTAATTTTATAGAAATTTTATTAAATTTAGGAGTTAAAATTGATCATTGA
- a CDS encoding 4-hydroxy-3-methylbut-2-enyl diphosphate reductase yields MIIELAKNYGFCFGVKRAIKKAEQIKDAATIGSLIHNNQEISRLQKNFNVKTLESIQALSDEKKAIIRTHGITKQDLEALKKKDIEIFDATCPFVTKPQQICEQMSKEGYEVVIFGDENHPEVKGVKSYVNTKAYVVLDKKELENIKLPSKIAIVSQTTKKPEHFMEIVNFLILKVKEVRVFNTICDATFKNQDAIKELSLKSDVMIVVGGKNSANTKQLFLIAKTNCKDSYLIETEDELQPQWFLNKKHCGISAGASTPDWIIQKVIMRIKSFQTVS; encoded by the coding sequence TTGATCATTGAATTGGCAAAAAATTATGGTTTTTGTTTTGGAGTTAAAAGAGCTATTAAAAAAGCTGAACAAATTAAAGATGCAGCCACTATAGGTTCGCTTATCCATAATAATCAAGAAATTTCTCGCTTACAAAAGAATTTTAATGTTAAAACCTTAGAAAGCATACAAGCTTTAAGTGATGAAAAAAAAGCCATTATAAGAACTCATGGCATTACTAAACAAGATTTAGAAGCATTGAAAAAAAAAGATATAGAAATTTTTGATGCTACTTGTCCTTTTGTAACAAAGCCTCAACAAATTTGTGAACAAATGAGTAAAGAAGGTTATGAAGTAGTTATTTTTGGAGATGAAAACCATCCTGAGGTTAAAGGAGTTAAAAGTTATGTTAATACCAAAGCTTATGTTGTTTTAGATAAAAAAGAACTTGAAAACATCAAACTTCCTTCTAAAATAGCTATAGTAAGTCAAACGACCAAAAAACCTGAACATTTCATGGAAATAGTTAATTTTTTAATACTTAAAGTTAAAGAAGTAAGAGTTTTTAACACTATTTGCGATGCAACCTTTAAAAATCAAGATGCTATAAAAGAACTTTCTTTAAAAAGTGATGTAATGATTGTTGTAGGGGGTAAAAATTCGGCTAATACTAAGCAACTTTTTTTAATTGCAAAAACAAATTGCAAAGATAGTTATTTAATAGAAACAGAAGATGAATTGCAGCCACAATGGTTTTTAAATAAAAAACATTGTGGTATTAGCGCAGGCGCTAGCACCCCTGATTGGATCATACAAAAGGTGATAATGCGTATTAAAAGTTTTCAAACAGTATCATAA
- a CDS encoding 30S ribosomal protein S1: protein MREVNTKVQSNIDDYLEDQDFGQLLEAFDKSREESTTEGVIVEIKNDEVYIDIGKKSEGILALDEIQDGKGDLLFKTGDKIKVAIIGSRGGRSLLSHKKALRKEKAIEFINTYEHNQEDIFNVKVVSKNKGGLIVVDENDVEFFLPKSQYGFKESNNIIGKTFKVKIIKIDQKEQSIIVSRKKILDDERKKRKELINNIAQKEDLIEGIVKKITTYGMFVDVGGIDGLVHYSEISYKGPVNPGILYKEGDKVFVKVIKYDKERKHLSLSIKAALPDPWNEIKDTLEVGDTIKVIVSNIEPYGAFVDLGNDIEGFLHISEISWDKNIKNPKDYINKGQEIDVEVIEIDPNQRRLRVSLRNLLSKPFDEFIKTHKIGDIVKGKITSITSFGAFVKLGNIEGLLHNEDASWDRNDKCKDKFSSGEEIKVKIIKIDQENQKISLSTKELSISPVQEYAKTHKIGDIVKGNIRDIKDFGVFVELSKNVDALIHKEDISANTFENLKINDSIEAAIIFIDEKKNRIRLSVKNLVKIKEREVLNEINNDDKVTLGDIIKDQLI from the coding sequence ATGAGAGAGGTGAACACAAAAGTTCAAAGCAATATAGATGATTATCTTGAAGATCAAGATTTTGGACAACTTTTAGAAGCTTTCGACAAATCAAGAGAAGAGTCTACAACAGAAGGTGTAATTGTAGAAATTAAAAATGATGAAGTTTATATAGATATAGGTAAAAAATCTGAAGGTATTTTAGCCCTTGATGAAATACAAGATGGCAAGGGTGATTTATTATTTAAAACAGGAGATAAGATAAAAGTTGCCATTATAGGTTCTCGTGGTGGTAGATCTTTACTTTCTCATAAAAAAGCCTTAAGAAAAGAAAAAGCTATAGAATTTATTAATACTTACGAGCATAATCAAGAAGATATTTTTAATGTAAAAGTAGTAAGTAAAAATAAAGGCGGATTAATAGTAGTTGATGAAAATGATGTAGAATTTTTCTTACCAAAATCCCAATATGGCTTTAAAGAATCAAATAATATTATAGGCAAAACTTTTAAAGTTAAAATCATTAAAATAGATCAAAAAGAACAAAGTATTATTGTTTCTCGTAAAAAAATCTTGGATGATGAAAGAAAAAAACGCAAAGAATTGATTAATAATATAGCTCAAAAAGAAGATCTAATCGAAGGTATTGTAAAAAAAATTACTACCTATGGTATGTTTGTAGATGTCGGTGGTATTGATGGACTTGTACATTATAGTGAAATTTCTTATAAAGGACCTGTAAATCCTGGAATTTTATACAAAGAAGGGGATAAGGTTTTTGTTAAGGTTATAAAATACGATAAAGAACGTAAACATTTATCGCTATCTATAAAAGCAGCTTTACCTGATCCATGGAATGAAATTAAAGATACTCTTGAAGTAGGAGATACTATCAAAGTTATTGTTTCAAATATAGAACCTTATGGAGCTTTTGTTGATTTGGGTAATGATATAGAAGGATTTTTACATATTAGTGAAATTTCTTGGGATAAAAATATTAAAAATCCAAAAGATTATATCAACAAAGGGCAAGAAATTGATGTAGAAGTGATTGAAATTGATCCAAATCAAAGACGCTTAAGAGTATCTTTAAGAAATTTACTTTCTAAACCTTTTGATGAATTTATAAAAACTCATAAAATAGGAGATATTGTAAAAGGAAAAATTACCTCTATAACCTCTTTTGGTGCTTTTGTAAAACTTGGCAACATAGAAGGTTTGTTACATAATGAAGATGCTTCTTGGGATAGAAATGATAAATGCAAAGACAAATTTTCTTCAGGAGAAGAAATTAAAGTAAAAATCATTAAAATAGATCAAGAAAATCAAAAAATATCTTTAAGTACAAAAGAGCTAAGTATTTCTCCAGTACAAGAATATGCTAAAACTCATAAAATAGGGGATATTGTAAAAGGCAATATTCGTGATATTAAAGATTTTGGTGTATTTGTAGAATTAAGTAAAAATGTTGATGCTTTAATTCATAAAGAAGATATCAGTGCTAATACTTTTGAAAATTTAAAAATTAATGATAGTATTGAAGCAGCTATTATCTTTATAGATGAAAAGAAAAATAGAATTCGCCTAAGTGTTAAAAATCTGGTAAAAATAAAAGAAAGAGAAGTTTTAAACGAAATCAATAATGACGATAAAGTAACTTTAGGTGATATCATTAAAGATCAATTGATTTAA
- the serA gene encoding phosphoglycerate dehydrogenase encodes MKKKIIVCDAILDKGIEILRNAEDIELIEAAKVSKNDLMKMLDDVEVAITRSSTDVDVNFLNHAKKLKALVRAGVGVDNVDIAECSKRGVIVMNVPTANTIAAVELTMAHLLSSARSFVNAHNFLKIERKWEREKWYGIELMNKTLGIIGFGNIGSRVAIRAKAFGMKILAYDPYIPSSKITDLDMEQAKTLDEILVKSDFITIHTPKTQETNGMIGSKEIAKMKDNIRLINCARGGLYVEQALCEGLKSGKIAWLGIDVFEKEPAINHPLLDFENVSLTSHLGANTLESQDNIARQACEQALNAARGVAYPNALNLPIKTEDLPPFVAPYIELVSKMAFLAAQIDKNPIKSIKLESEGIISEYINSMLTFATVGALGRILGEGINYVNAEFVAKEKGVDLSCEILPNSGYNNKINVKIITENSNISVSGTVFNDNDQRIVSLNGFKTDFKPKGKMIIFKNKDIPGVIAKISSVLAAKSINIADFRLGRDGFGYALAVVLLDEKIQEAILEELRKIEACVFVQYVEI; translated from the coding sequence ATGAAAAAAAAGATTATAGTTTGTGATGCCATTTTAGATAAAGGTATAGAAATTTTAAGAAATGCGGAAGATATAGAACTTATAGAAGCTGCTAAGGTTTCAAAAAATGATCTTATGAAAATGCTTGATGATGTTGAAGTTGCTATTACTAGAAGTTCCACTGATGTTGATGTTAACTTTTTAAATCATGCAAAAAAATTAAAAGCTCTTGTACGCGCTGGAGTAGGTGTAGATAATGTTGACATTGCAGAATGCTCTAAACGTGGAGTTATTGTGATGAATGTCCCTACTGCAAATACTATAGCAGCTGTAGAACTTACCATGGCTCATCTTTTAAGTTCAGCAAGAAGTTTTGTAAACGCTCATAATTTTTTAAAAATTGAAAGAAAATGGGAAAGAGAAAAATGGTATGGCATAGAATTAATGAATAAAACCCTAGGTATTATAGGATTTGGAAATATAGGTTCAAGAGTAGCTATCCGTGCTAAAGCTTTTGGTATGAAGATTTTAGCTTATGATCCTTATATCCCTTCTTCTAAAATCACAGATTTAGATATGGAACAAGCAAAAACTTTAGATGAAATTTTAGTAAAAAGTGATTTTATTACTATCCATACTCCAAAAACTCAAGAAACCAACGGTATGATAGGATCAAAAGAAATTGCTAAAATGAAAGACAATATAAGATTAATTAATTGTGCTCGTGGAGGTTTATATGTAGAACAAGCTTTGTGCGAAGGGCTAAAAAGCGGTAAAATAGCATGGCTTGGTATAGATGTTTTTGAAAAAGAACCTGCAATAAACCATCCTTTATTAGACTTTGAAAATGTCTCACTTACTTCTCATCTTGGAGCTAATACCCTAGAAAGTCAAGATAATATAGCAAGACAAGCTTGCGAACAAGCTCTTAATGCTGCACGTGGAGTAGCTTATCCTAATGCTTTAAATTTACCGATTAAAACTGAAGATTTACCACCTTTTGTTGCACCTTATATAGAACTTGTTTCTAAAATGGCTTTTTTAGCTGCTCAAATTGATAAAAATCCTATTAAAAGTATTAAATTAGAATCTGAGGGTATTATTAGCGAATATATTAATTCTATGCTCACATTTGCAACTGTTGGAGCATTAGGTCGTATTCTAGGAGAAGGAATTAATTATGTTAATGCAGAATTTGTAGCTAAAGAAAAAGGTGTGGATTTATCTTGCGAAATTCTTCCTAATAGTGGTTATAATAATAAAATCAATGTTAAAATTATCACAGAAAATTCAAATATCAGTGTTTCAGGAACAGTGTTTAATGATAATGATCAACGTATAGTAAGTTTAAATGGTTTTAAAACTGATTTTAAGCCAAAAGGCAAAATGATCATTTTTAAAAATAAAGATATACCAGGTGTGATTGCCAAAATCAGTTCTGTATTGGCAGCTAAAAGCATTAATATAGCTGATTTTAGACTTGGCAGAGATGGATTTGGATATGCTTTAGCTGTGGTTTTATTAGATGAGAAAATTCAAGAAGCGATATTAGAAGAATTAAGAAAAATAGAAGCATGTGTCTTTGTGCAATATGTCGAAATTTAA
- a CDS encoding response regulator transcription factor: MSKFKILLIEDDIDLNDLLVLKLKNNGYEVISLLDFKGVEDLLDENQIDLLIIDRNLPSGDSLNKIQNLRKQGYQEAIIFLTAKTLHQDLLEGFEGGCDDYIYKPFDFNELLLRIKAILKRYKKEREKLVFNEFVLDLINYDLFYKDEKLEISNLDYELLKCFFQNPNILLTRQFLSENVWKDDTTSDKTINIALTRLRNKFPKLKNHIISVRGIGYKLC, translated from the coding sequence ATGTCGAAATTTAAAATTTTACTCATAGAAGATGATATAGATTTAAACGATCTGCTTGTTTTAAAACTTAAAAATAATGGATATGAGGTTATATCTTTATTAGATTTTAAAGGGGTTGAAGATTTGCTTGATGAAAATCAAATTGATCTTTTAATTATCGATAGGAATTTACCAAGCGGGGATTCTTTAAATAAAATTCAAAATTTAAGAAAGCAAGGTTATCAAGAAGCTATTATTTTTCTTACTGCTAAAACCTTGCATCAAGATTTACTTGAGGGTTTTGAAGGCGGTTGTGATGATTATATTTACAAACCTTTTGATTTTAATGAGCTTTTGCTACGTATTAAGGCTATTTTAAAACGCTATAAAAAAGAAAGAGAAAAACTTGTTTTTAATGAATTTGTTTTAGATTTAATCAATTATGATCTTTTTTACAAAGATGAAAAATTAGAAATTTCAAATCTTGATTATGAATTATTAAAATGCTTTTTTCAAAACCCAAATATCTTGCTTACAAGACAATTTTTAAGTGAAAATGTATGGAAAGATGATACTACAAGTGATAAAACGATTAATATTGCTCTAACAAGATTAAGAAATAAATTTCCAAAATTAAAAAATCATATTATCAGTGTTAGGGGTATTGGTTATAAATTATGTTAA